The following coding sequences are from one Salipiger sp. CCB-MM3 window:
- a CDS encoding uracil-DNA glycosylase family protein: MCQNSVDFRRGDASPDLVLLGACPGQEESAARPQRPFAGQSGINLSSLLAVLNRLAEGEMYGLRPPDFRSLHIDDYTLMNAHHVPKWREQDRRSTPRMSEVESPENLLRLSAQLRTVRARVVIGLGRPVNDAHLNIRRRDSGPMRAIRRLQPDHQGVLFLITGHPSAKAVNRYGGGDRQGWFEGKMSVFPTE; encoded by the coding sequence ATGTGCCAAAACTCTGTAGATTTTCGCCGCGGAGACGCAAGTCCAGATTTGGTTTTGCTTGGGGCCTGCCCAGGGCAGGAGGAATCGGCGGCAAGGCCACAGCGTCCATTCGCAGGGCAATCAGGAATCAATCTCAGCAGCCTGTTGGCGGTGCTCAATAGACTCGCAGAAGGGGAGATGTATGGTCTCCGGCCCCCTGACTTTCGCTCTCTACATATCGATGACTATACGCTCATGAATGCTCATCACGTCCCCAAGTGGCGTGAGCAAGACCGGCGTTCTACACCTCGGATGTCGGAAGTCGAATCTCCAGAAAACCTTCTTCGCTTGTCGGCGCAACTCCGAACTGTCCGGGCAAGGGTTGTCATAGGCCTGGGCCGCCCAGTTAACGATGCTCATTTAAACATCCGGCGCCGAGATAGCGGCCCCATGAGAGCCATCCGCAGGCTGCAACCAGACCACCAGGGTGTCCTGTTTTTGATAACCGGACACCCGTCAGCGAAGGCAGTAAATCGATATGGAGGGGGCGATCGACAGGGGTGGTTTGAGGGAAAAATGTCCGTATTTCCAACGGAATAA